The Impatiens glandulifera chromosome 3, dImpGla2.1, whole genome shotgun sequence genome contains a region encoding:
- the LOC124928604 gene encoding serine/threonine protein phosphatase 2A 57 kDa regulatory subunit B' kappa isoform-like, whose protein sequence is MLKQILSKIPRKSSKSDSIGSPRRDSSARGSQVSSNLQRTTSGTVFSSRTANVVKRIANGTVFPAAGVGVVEPPPPLLLLSFKDVPSSERINLFISKLNHCSVVFDFNDPSKCIQEKEHKRVILIDLVDFVASNPPKFTEQAIISMCKMTANNLFRSFPHNNIRSATTIIELEDDEPKFDPAWSHLQLTYELLLKFITSPSLEAKVAKRYINHSFISKLLDLFDSEDPRERECLKTILHRIYGKFMIHRPFLRKSMSNVFYRFVFETGSRHYGIAELLEILGSVISGFALPLKEEHKIFFTRALIPLHKPKCLGVYFQQLSYCITQFIEKEPKMASIVIRGLLKHWPITSTQKEVLLLGEIEEILEVISMAEFEKVMAPLFWRIGCCINSCHFQVAERALFFWNNDQIVNLIAHNRHVILPIIFPALERNAKNHWNESVLNLSMSLRKMFIDMDDSLFMDCETYFKDEREKISVEENKRKEKWERVEKMAKMQPVTGKTAVMVTPFANSITC, encoded by the exons atgttgaagcaaatTCTAAGCAAAATCCCTAGGAAATCATCAAAATCGGATTCAATTGGTTCACCGAGAAGAGATTCATCTGCCCGCGGCAGTCAGGTTTCTTCCAATTTGCAGCGAACGACAAGCGGTACTGTGTTTTCGTCGCGAACAGCAAATGTAGTCAAACGGATCGCGAACGGGACTGTTTTCCCTGCAGCCGGCGTGGGAGTTGTTGAGCCTCCTcctccattattattattatcgtTCAAAGATGTACCAAGTTCAGAGAGAATCAACCTGTTCATCAGTAAGCTAAATCACTGCTCTGTAGTTTTTGATTTCAATGATCCAAGCAAATGTATACAGGAGAAAGAACATAAACGTGTAATTCTCATAGATCTCGTAGATTTCGTTGCTTCTAATCCTCCTAAATTCACAGAACAAGCAATCATCTCCATGTGTAAAATGACTGCAAATAATCTGTTTAGGTCTTTTCCTCATAACAACATTAGGTCTGCTACTACTATCATTGAGTTAGAAGACGATGAACCCAAGTTTGATCCTGCATGGTCCCATTTACAATTGACATACGAACTATTACTAAAGTTCATCACATCACCATCTCTAGAAGCAAAAGTTGCAAAGAGGTACATAAATCATTCATTCATCTCTAAACTGCTAGACCTTTTCGATTCCGAAGATccaagagaaagagaatgctTAAAAACAATTCTCCACAGAATCTACGGGAAATTTATGATCCACAGGCCTTTCCTCAGGAAGAGTATGAGCAATGTGTTCTATAGGTTCGTGTTCGAAACAGGGAGTCGACATTACGGAATTGCAGAGCTTCTGGAGATTTTAGGGAGTGTAATTAGCGGATTTGCTCTACCATTAAAGGAAGAACATAAGATCTTCTTTACTAGAGCATTGATTCCTTTGCATAAGCCGAAATGTCTGGGGGTTTACTTTCAACAATTGTCGTACTGTATTACTCAGTTCATTGAAAAGGAACCGAAAATGGCGAGTATTGTGATAAGGGGGTTGTTGAAACACTGGCCGATTACAAGTACTCAAAAGGAGGTGCTTTTATTGGGTGAGATTGAAGAAATCTTGGAAGTTATTAGCATGGCTGAGTTCGAAAAGGTTATGGCTCCATTGTTTTGGCGGATTGGCTGCTGCATTAACAGTTGCCACTTTCAG GTGGCGGAAAGAGCTCTGTTTTTCTGGAACAACGATCAAATTGTGAACCTTATTGCACATAATCGGCATGTAATCTTACCAATCATATTCCCAGCACTCGAGAGAAATGCTAAAAATCACTGGAACGAGTCTGTGCTGAACTTGTCCATGAGTCTAAGAAAGATGTTCATCGATATGGACGATTCACTATTTATGGACTGCGAAACGTATTTCAAGGACGAACGAGAGAAGATAAGCGTAGAAGAGAATAAACGCAAGGAAAAATGGGAACGCGTTGAGAAAATGGCAAAAATGCAGCCGGTTACAGGTAAAACCGCGGTAATGGTCACTCCTTTTGCAAATTCCATAACATGTTAA
- the LOC124931273 gene encoding uncharacterized protein LOC124931273, with the protein MVETVIVKKFPIKLTVAGEDINAVLSISFRFVEIRNSQDSSVTASQNHTMADSSTTEEYQIDSDDSVNFNSDESPKKETDPDQVKRGRFFSWKRRRLSFFMGRKKVKPSTAAVDVDVEPFSGGNNDGEWELKEFVSRDNKTILTSPVFLSSFDQCSEKAAGESACTALVTVISNWLHSHPKETPTKSQFDTLIIEGSSEWRKLCSREDLINQFPDKHFDMETVLGAGLRPVGVCREKSFVGFFGAEKFDCLKGFGMSFDDIWDKISENEESSIYIVSWNDHFFVLKVEKDVYYIIDTLGERLYEGCNQAFILRFDESSSVHRKVVKDDEDDEEDSTTDEDEDEEDSDDEEDERKEIVCRGGKESCKEFLKKFLAAIPLEELENEERKKAVPYLALHQRLQIEFDLTLPIIQS; encoded by the exons ATGGTAGAAACCGTAATCGTGAAAAAGTTTCCGATCAAGTTAACCGTCGCCGGCGAAGATATAAACGCCGTCTTATCC ATAAGCTTTCGATTTGTGGAGATCAGAAATTCACAAGATTCATCAGTAACGGCTAGTCAAAATCACACCATGGCCGATTCATCAACAACGGAAGAATATCAAATCGACTCGGATGACTCAGTCAATTTCAACTCAGATGAATCACCCAAGAAAGAAACCGATCCAGATCAAGTCAAAAGAGGCAGATTCTTTTCATGGAAGAGAAGACGATTAAGCTTCTTCATGGGAAGGAAGAAAGTTAAACCGTCAACCGCCGCCGTCGACGTCGACGTCGAACCCTTTTCCGGCGGCAATAACGATGGTGAATGGGAATTAAAGGAATTTGTAAGCAGAGATAACAAAACCATCTTAACATCCCCTGTTTTCCTATCTTCATTCGATCAATGCAGCGAAAAAGCCGCCGGAGAAAGCGCTTGCACAGCTCTAGTCACGGTCATATCTAACTGGCTTCATTCACATCCAAAAGAAACTCCGACTAAATCTCAATTCGATACATTGATAATCGAAGGTTCATCCGAATGGAGAAAGCTGTGTTCAAGAGAGGATTTGATAAACCAGTTCCCTGATAAACATTTCGATATGGAAACCGTCCTGGGAGCCGGTCTCCGGCCGGTAGGGGTTTGTCGGGAGAAATCATTTGTGGGTTTCTTCGGGGCAGAGAAATTCGATTGCTTGAAAGGATTCGGGATGTCGTTTGATGATATATGGGATAAGATTTCAGAAAATGAGGAAAGTAGTATCTATATTGTGAGTTGGAATGATCATTTCTTTGTGTTGAAAGTTGAGAAGgatgtttattatataattgatacATTAGGGGAGAGATTGTATGAGGGATGTAATCAAGCTTTTATATTGAGGTTTGATGAATCGAGTAGTGTTCATAGGAAGGTTGTgaaagatgatgaagatgatgaagaagattcaACAACagatgaggatgaggatgaagaagattctgatgatgaagaagatgaaaggaAGGAGATTGTTTGTAGAGGAGGAAAGGAGAGTTGTAAAGAGTTTTTGAAGAAGTTTTTGGCTGCTATACCATTGGAAGAACTTGAgaatgaagaaaggaaaaagGCAGTTCCTTATTTGGCTCTTCATCAACGTTTGCAGATTGAGTTTGATCTTACATTGCCTATTATTCAATCTTAG
- the LOC124928581 gene encoding transcription factor IIIB 60 kDa subunit-like → MALVWCSNCSRSVPTHLSDSFVCCVECGKVVEQEDFSTEATFVKNSSGQSQVAGTNVRSVQGYYSNSRVRTLDEAREHMRFLTTNLRMDDDDMIIGPAIVFYTIALERNFTKGRRKDVVCAACLYIACREKKKPYLLIDFSDELRTNVYVLGAVFLQLCKLLSLEEHPIVQKPLDPSLFIHRYCERLLGGRNFEVSRTALRIVASMKRDWIQTGRKPSGLCGAALYISALSYGLKCSKSEVVRVVHICESTLTKRLIEFENTESGGLTIEEFNTKAKELEALTDLRKEPKEESSMNELLCEHKKDGLPHHAHGLCKNCYDDFQKLSGGLDGGTNPPAFQRARERERLQMESDKIDDESSECFGHDESTGHETGPSQKYDGITEDCEDPETLSDIDDAEVDGYLHNEEETHFKKIIWEEMNKEYLQEQADKEAIAAAEQRIRDANLSNCPEEVQATCRLVAELKAKKEKTRRQTTDAKRPTAPPQSAVEATKQMLTKKRLSSKINYDALDKLFDEPVYDDKPKRSRNDTGYENNESKEDAFEEKDIEEEGGIAYENDEQGFEGNVDFYDDDD, encoded by the exons ATGGCTTTGGTTTGGTGTTCTAATTGTTCACGAAGTGTTCCTACTCATTTATCTGATAGTTTCGT ATGTTGCGTTGAGTGTGGAAAAGTTGTTGAACAGGAAGATTTTTCAACTGAAGCTACTTTTGTAAAAAACTCCTCTGGACAG AGTCAAGTAGCTGGAACTAATGTGAGGTCTGTCCAAGGATATTACTCAAATTCACGTGTAAGGACGTTGGATGAAG CTCGAGAACATATGAGGTTTTTGACAACAAACTTGAGAATGGATGATGATGACATGATAATTGGTCCGGCTATTGTATTCTATACG ATTGCTCTAGAGAGGAATTTCACAAAGGGACGAAGAAAAGATGTAGTATGTGCTGCTTGTCTTTATATTGCTTGTCG gGAGAAGAAAAAGCCGTATCTCCTTATTGACTTTTCAGATGAATTAAGGACCAATGT TTACGTGCTAGGCGCTGTTTTTTTGCAACTCTGCAAACTTCTAAGTCTAGAAGAGCACCCCATTGTTCAAAAACCTTTAGATCCCAGCCTCTTCATTCATAGATATTGCGAGC GTTTGTTGGGTGGAAGGAACTTTGAAGTTTCAAGAACTGCACTTCGTATTGTTGCTAGCATGAAGAGAGACTGGATTCAG ACTGGAAGAAAGCCCAGTGGATTGTGTGGTGCTGCACTTTACATCTCTGCTCTTTCATACGGACTCAAGTGTTCAAAATCAGAAGTT GTGAGGGTTGTCCATATATGCGAAAGTACACTAACAAAGAGATTAATTGAGTTCGAGAATACAGAGTCAGGAGGATTAACG ATTGAGGAGTTCAATACAAAAGCCAAGGAACTTGAAGCATTGACGGATTTGAGAAAAGAACCAAAGGAAGAATCCTCCATGAATGAACTACTTTGTGAACACAAGAAGGATGGACTACCTCATCATGCTCATGGATTATGCAAAAACTGTTATGATGAT TTCCAAAAACTTTCAGGAGGATTAGATGGAGGGACAAATCCTCCAGCATTTCAGCGTGctagagaaagagaaagactGCAAATGGAGTCCGATAAAATTGATGATGAATCATCCGAATGTTTTGGGCATGACGAG TCTACAGGACATGAAACTGGTCCTAGTCAGAAATATGATGGGATTACAGAAGATTGTGAAGACCCAGAAACACTTTCTGATATTGATGATGCCGAG GTTGATGGTTACCTTCATAACGAGGAGGAGACGCactttaaaaagattatttggGAAGAAATGAATAAGGAATACCTTCAG gAACAAGCTGACAAGGAAGCAATTGCAGCTGCTGAACAAAGAATTCGTGATGCCAACTTAAGCAACTGTCCTGAGGAGGTTCAAGCTACATGTAGGCTTGTTGCTGAACTGAAAGCTAAGAAG GAAAAAACACGGAGGCAAACCACAGATGCAAAGCGTCCAACAGCTCCACCACAATCTGCTGTAGAGGCCACTAAACAAATGTTAACAAAAAAG AGGCTTAGTTCAAAAATCAACTATGACGCATTGGATAAACTTTTCGATGAACCG GTTTACGATGATAAACCTAAAAGAAGTCGAAATGATACCGGATATGAGAATAATGAATCTAAGGAGGATGCTTTCGAAGAGAAAGATATCGAAGAAGAGGGTGGAATTGCATATGAAAATGATGAACAAGGCTTTGAAGGAAATGTAGATttttatgatgatgatgattaa